From Pedobacter indicus, a single genomic window includes:
- a CDS encoding dihydrodipicolinate synthase family protein, with amino-acid sequence MLREKIEGLIVPVFTPLRDNGEVALERIADYGELIVENEMDGVFICGSSGEGMLLSSKERKAIVEEWSPFDSEEFKLIVHVGHTSYKEAQELAIHAEDWNAYATSSMGPVFLQSKTVEDLVDYCAKIASATPDLPFYYYHIPLRTGLDISMVDFLKLGKERIPNLAGIKFTHSNLMEMQQCMMLDDGYFDIIHGSDVTLLCGLTLGVKGAIGTTYNFASGLYKNLIAAFDNLDLEKARSLQHQVVKLNDILGRYGGGIVAGKAIMKLRGLDCGPCRSPLHSLDEKRMDQLAKELDGIGFFND; translated from the coding sequence ATGTTACGAGAAAAAATTGAGGGTCTAATTGTACCAGTATTTACGCCTTTACGGGATAATGGCGAAGTCGCTTTGGAAAGAATTGCAGATTATGGCGAACTGATTGTTGAAAATGAAATGGACGGGGTGTTTATTTGTGGTTCTTCGGGAGAAGGAATGCTGCTTTCTTCCAAAGAAAGAAAAGCTATAGTTGAAGAATGGTCGCCTTTTGATAGCGAGGAGTTTAAGTTAATTGTCCATGTAGGACACACGAGCTATAAGGAAGCACAGGAGTTGGCAATACATGCGGAGGATTGGAATGCGTATGCGACATCGAGTATGGGGCCTGTTTTTCTGCAATCGAAAACAGTAGAAGATTTAGTTGATTATTGTGCTAAGATTGCTTCAGCAACTCCTGACCTGCCTTTTTATTATTATCATATTCCGTTAAGGACCGGTCTTGACATCAGTATGGTTGACTTTTTGAAATTAGGTAAGGAGCGTATTCCGAATTTAGCTGGAATTAAATTTACGCATTCTAACCTGATGGAGATGCAGCAGTGCATGATGTTGGATGATGGTTATTTTGATATCATTCATGGGTCGGACGTGACGTTACTGTGCGGCTTAACACTTGGCGTAAAGGGAGCAATTGGTACGACGTATAATTTTGCAAGCGGTTTATACAAAAATTTGATAGCTGCATTTGACAACCTTGATCTAGAAAAAGCCAGAAGCCTACAACACCAAGTGGTAAAACTAAATGATATTTTAGGGCGCTATGGAGGAGGTATTGTTGCTGGAAAAGCTATCATGAAATTACGTGGTCTAGATTGTGGCCCGTGCCGGAGCCCTTTACATTCATTAGATGAGAAAAGGATGGATCAACTAGCAAAAGAACTTGACGGAATCGGTTTCTTTAACGATTAA
- a CDS encoding FAD-dependent oxidoreductase, protein MKETILVEATQFDRIGGWVIDHQFMDQMHAPFLLAHGFGNPVEDATTVIEVLNSGEYHVWVRTRNWTATWNDTDIETPGRFKLLIDGTAIDTTFGTEKAKWHWQYGGSLHIEKGAHKLSLHDLTGFDGRCDSIVFSKNQDIVLPDTKPEFEEFRNRYKGEAPLEEHHFDFVVVGGGVAGICASVAAARQGLKVALIHNRQILGGNNSSEVRVQLGGKVNLPPYEAIGNVVNEIDHKTNRNARPAEEYRDDLKKNIIENEKNITAFLDTHVTDVEVGGAKIQSVIGLEIRTGVKHKIRAPLFSDCSGDANLGFLAGADFRIGRESSAETGESLAPEEEDQMTLGTSVMWYSEESDYPESFPETPWALQFTEDTCQKAKKGDWDWETGMGRNHIDDFEYIRDYALMAVYGNWSFLKNHSSLQDEYKNRRLEWVAYIGGKRESRRLMGDVIIHQQDIDSKRIFPDGCVTTSWSIDLHQPKHIEGFDLEPFRARAKKARIEPFTIPFRALYSRNIENMFMAGRNISVTHVALGTVRVMKTTGMMGEVVGLAADLCTRKKTLPKEIVKDHLNELKTILEAGVPPKFDNSEAAEK, encoded by the coding sequence ATGAAAGAAACAATTTTGGTGGAAGCGACCCAATTTGATAGAATTGGAGGATGGGTGATAGACCATCAATTTATGGATCAGATGCATGCTCCGTTTTTATTAGCTCATGGTTTTGGAAACCCCGTGGAGGATGCAACAACGGTGATTGAAGTTTTGAATTCGGGTGAGTATCATGTATGGGTAAGAACTAGAAACTGGACTGCGACTTGGAACGATACGGATATCGAGACGCCGGGAAGATTTAAGTTGCTTATCGACGGAACGGCTATTGATACTACTTTTGGTACGGAAAAGGCGAAATGGCATTGGCAATATGGTGGTAGCCTCCATATCGAGAAAGGTGCTCATAAGTTGAGCCTACACGATCTGACGGGTTTTGACGGAAGATGCGATTCCATCGTGTTTAGCAAAAACCAAGATATAGTGCTGCCCGATACGAAACCGGAATTCGAGGAGTTTCGTAATCGATATAAAGGAGAAGCCCCTCTTGAGGAGCATCATTTTGATTTTGTTGTTGTTGGTGGCGGTGTCGCTGGGATATGTGCTTCGGTGGCTGCAGCTAGACAAGGATTAAAGGTTGCTTTGATTCACAATCGGCAGATATTGGGAGGAAATAATAGTTCTGAGGTAAGAGTTCAATTGGGTGGTAAAGTTAATTTGCCTCCTTATGAAGCGATTGGGAATGTGGTGAATGAAATTGACCATAAGACAAACCGAAATGCTCGTCCAGCGGAGGAGTACCGTGATGATTTGAAGAAAAATATTATCGAAAATGAAAAGAATATTACGGCTTTCCTGGATACACATGTCACCGATGTAGAAGTGGGAGGTGCAAAAATTCAATCGGTAATTGGTCTGGAGATTCGTACGGGCGTGAAGCATAAAATCAGGGCCCCACTATTTTCGGATTGCTCGGGTGATGCTAACTTGGGCTTCTTGGCAGGGGCTGATTTTAGGATTGGGCGTGAATCGTCTGCTGAAACAGGTGAGTCCTTGGCACCAGAAGAGGAAGACCAAATGACATTGGGCACTTCAGTAATGTGGTATTCGGAGGAATCAGATTATCCTGAAAGTTTTCCAGAAACACCTTGGGCGTTGCAATTCACCGAAGACACCTGTCAAAAAGCAAAAAAAGGCGATTGGGATTGGGAAACTGGTATGGGTCGAAATCATATCGATGATTTTGAATATATACGAGACTACGCATTGATGGCCGTGTACGGAAATTGGTCCTTTCTTAAAAATCACAGCTCACTGCAGGATGAGTATAAAAACAGACGATTGGAATGGGTGGCTTATATTGGAGGAAAGCGTGAGTCGAGAAGGTTAATGGGTGATGTGATTATCCATCAACAGGATATAGATTCTAAACGGATTTTCCCAGACGGCTGTGTAACGACGAGCTGGTCGATCGACCTGCATCAACCAAAGCATATTGAAGGTTTTGATTTAGAACCTTTCCGAGCACGAGCGAAGAAGGCGAGAATTGAACCTTTTACGATTCCGTTTCGGGCGCTGTATTCAAGAAATATAGAAAATATGTTTATGGCAGGCAGGAATATCAGCGTCACGCATGTAGCTTTAGGAACCGTGCGCGTGATGAAAACAACAGGGATGATGGGAGAAGTAGTAGGGTTGGCTGCTGATTTATGTACGCGAAAGAAAACTCTGCCAAAAGAAATTGTGAAAGATCATTTAAATGAATTGAAAACAATTCTTGAGGCAGGTGTGCCGCCCAAGTTCGATAATTCAGAAGCAGCAGAGAAATAG